The genome window CAACAAGATCAGCGCCGACATCCGCAGCCTTTGTATAAATACCACCGCCGACTCTCATGAACAAAGCAAGGAGTGTGCCGCCGAATCCGAATCCCAGGAGGGCTTCATATGCCTGTTCACCGTACATTATAAAAATCATGGTTCCACCAAGGAGACCCAGTCCATCTGTGAGCATACCTGTTATGGTTCCTGTTCTGTATCCAAGCTGAAGGGCTTCTCCATAACTGTGTTTTGCCGCTGCTGCAACACGGAGGTTGCCTTCTGTTGCCAGGCGCATACCGACAAAACCAACCAATCCACTGAACAGTGCACCGATAAAGAATGCACCGGCACGGCCCCAACGAAAGAGATCTACCGTACCCATGTAAGTTAAAAATAACAAAATAGTAATAATAATGATCAATGGTCCGATCTTTTTAAACTGTGCCGAGAGATATGCATTTGCTCCTTCACGTACTGCGGCAGCAATATCCTGCATTTGCTTTGTACCCTGGTCTGCTCTCCTGACTTGTTTAACAAGCATGGCAGCATACAACAAGCCGGCGATTGCAATAAAAAGTACAGCAATAAGTCCATAAACTTCGATAGGTTTGAAACGGGGATCGCTGAAAAGCGAAAATAGTTTGAAGGCTGGTTCATGAGATGCAGGCGCTTCGGCCTGTGTGAAACAGGTGCCAGGTAAAAAAACATACGCTCCTGCAAAGAATATCATCATAGCGATGAGATAATTTCGCCGGCATGTCTCCGAAAAATGCTTAAATATTTTCTGTAAAGCCCTCATTTTAAATGACCTCCCTCATAAATTATGGATATTTTTTTGTCAATGACTTTACTATATCAAATAAACTCTGACAATGTATTTATTTAGTGCCCATACATCATGATAATAATTTTCTCATTTACTTCTGAATTATAATTCAATCTTTATTCTTAACAAGAATTTATCTATCATTTGTGAAATATAACTCAATCATTTTTACATGTCAAACAAATATTTAACATTTTCTTATCTATTATAATAAAATATGATAAGAGAAACATAATGCATGAAACTTAAAGCTTTTTATTGAAAACCAGTTCATGTTTTTTCAGAAATACGGTTGTATCAGGTGGATGATATAACTATATTGCAAAGACATAATAAAAATGGATACTTAACCTTTAATTGGAAAGTACTAAAACCAACAATTCTTCAACCATCTTACCCAATATTAATATTGTACACAATTAATATAGTATATTTATACAGATAGAAGTTCTCTGGCTCACAATTGCCAGGTTTCCGGTCAAATGAACTTCCCCACAGCAGAGCTGCGAAGAATCAGCGGAATGAGTATCATGATTATTCCCCCTCACCCTACCCTCTCCCACGAGGGGCGAGGGAATATGGTTCCCCCGAGGCAGAGCTGCGAGGAATCTATTGATTGAAAATAAAGTTCGTTACCAGACACCCCCCCCCGACAGCCACAGATTCACAATTTTGTCAATATGTATATTCGGACACCAAGGTTGCCGATATTCATGAGTACAGCGCTGGCTTCCATGATAGTAGCGATGAATAAGGTCCTTGACTGTCCATTGGCTGCCCGAAACAGGTATTGATTCATTATTTCAGAATCTTTCCTTCACATATTCTGATAAAATAAGGTCATGCAAACTGATTTCTTACCCATATCGCAAGAGGATTTAAAAAAGAAGGGATGGAATGCACTTGATGTAATTATCGTTACCGGCGATGCCTACGTTGATCACCCCTCTTATGGGGCTGCCATAATAGGGAGAACGCTGGAAGGGGAAGGGTTTAAGGTAGGCATCATCCCACAGCCTGACTGGAGGCGCATTGATGATTTTAAAAAGCTGGGGAAACCACGCCTTTTTTTCGGCATAACTGCCGGCAATATGGATTCCATGGTAGCCAATTACACAGCCGGTAAAAGAACGAGAAAAAAAGACGATTATTCTCCCGGAGGCAAACCGGGCCTGCGTCCTGACAGGACTACCATTGTCTATACAAACAGGATAAGGGAGGCCTTCAGCGATGTACCAGTCGTAATAGGAGGTATAGAGGCAAGCTTGAGAAGGTTTGCCCATTATGACTGGTGGGATGATTCTGTAAGAAGGTCAATCCTGTTGGATTCAAGGGCGGATATCCTGGTTTATGGTATGGGAGAAATGCAGGTTGTTGAAATTGCACAACGGTTGCTTCAGAACAAAGACCTTGCAGGGATACGAGGAACAGCTATAGTCGGCAAAAGCCCGGGAGGCGGGGAGCAAGGGGCAGCGATCAATGACAAAAGGCAAATTAATAATGCCATAATTTTGCCGGAAGGCAGCATAGAAATACCATCTTATGAAGAAGTAAGGAAAGATAAAACCAGGTTCAATGAGGCATTCAAGATAATTTATACAAACCAGGATCCTTTCAAAGGAAAAGTGCTGGCACAGAAGCATGATACACGTTACGTAATACAATATCCCCCGTCCTTGCCCTTCTCTGCCGGGCAGCTCGACAAAATTTACGAGCTTCCCTATATGCGGAGTTGGCATCCTGTCTATATCAAAAGTGGCGGTGTCCCGGGGTTTGAAACCGTGAAATTTTCCATTATCTCCCACAGAGGATGCTGTGGGGAATGCTCCTTCTGCTCGTTATACATGCATCAGGGAAGGATAATACAGTCAAGAAGCAAAGGATCAATCCTGAATGAAGCAAGATTAATATCTGAAAGACCTGAATTTAAGGGTACAATTACCGATATAGGAGGGCCCACAGCCAATCTTTATCATGCATATTGTACACTGTGGAAGCATACAGGCGCTTGTCAGTACAAACACTGCCTTATACCTGAAAAATGCAAGAACCTGAAGCCGGGGTACAGGGAGGGCATGGAATTATACAGCAGGATTCTTGCGCTGAGAAAGGTAAAGCATGCTTTCATTGAAAGCGGTATAAGATATGATCTGCTCATTGACAAAGATTCATTGGAATATCTTACATACCTCTGTAAACATCATATAAGCGGGCAAATGAAGGTTGCTCCCGAACATTCGGCAGACCATGTCCTGAAGATTATGAATAAACCGACCTTCGATGTTTATGAGAAATTCGTCACTAAATACAATGAGATAAATAAAAAGCTGAATAAAAAGCAGTATCTCGTCAATTATCTTATCAGCTCTCATCCTGGCTCAACACTCGAAGATACACTGTCGCTCGCCCTTTATCTTATGAAAAGGAACATCCATCCTGAACAGATACAGGATTTCACTCCCCTGCCACTTACATTGTCAGGCACAATGTTTTATACCGAAATGCACCCTTTTACCTATGAGCATGTATATGTTCCAAAAACTTTCCGGGAGAGAACGATGCATCGGGCACTGATACAATACGGAAACCGTAAAAACAGGGAGATAATCAGGGAAGCTCTTAAAATCATGCATAAAGAATATCTCCTCAAACAGTTTGTTGAGAATGAGAAGCCCTGAGCCCATAATACTAATTTTATAAAACAAGATTGAAACAGGCAGGATGGGGAACAGCGATGAAACTACAAGGGAATATGTTTCAAGTAAGGATTATTTACATAAACAATCTCGTTGCAGATATGCATGGATTTGATGTAAAATAAACGAATAAATTATAATGCAATAATTTGTAAATTCACACGGGTAAACCCGTGTTTTATTAATATGAAAACAGGCTTTGTGTAATTAACGTAAGTGCTATTCATGGGAATATGCAAAATGACCGCAAGCAAGAAAGGAAGCTTCAGGTAGCTTTGCTGCCATAGTGGGCAAAAACTCCTTGTACATAGAGAAAGGGCCATGCAGGAAAAACATCCTCCACCATACGAAGATTTGACGCATCTTGTAGAACAAATGCGCAGACGTATAGCTGAACTTGAAAAATCGGAAACAGAACTCAAAAAAGTTGATGCAGAACTGCGGGAAACCGATAAGAAGTATAGAAATATCTATGAAAATGCTACAGAAGGTATATTTCAGACAACCTCAGGAGGACTTTTCATAACGGCAAATCCTTCTCTTGCCCATATCCACGGCTATGACTCACCTGATGATCTTGTAAATTCCGTTACCAATATCAACAGCCAATTGTATGTCCACCCTGAAGATCGTTTTGAATGGATGGCACTGATTGATAAATATGGTTCGGTTCAAAATTATGAAGTGGAAATGTACAGTAAAGATAAAAGCTTACACTGGATTTCAATGAACATAAAAGCAGTCAGAGATAATGCCGGCAATCTTCTGCATTACGAAGGCACAATGCAGGATATTACACAGAGAAAAAAAGCGGAAAAGGCCCTCATCGAAAGTGAGGAACGTTACAGGACTGCCATCGAACATTCAAATGATGGCATTACAATTATACAGGAAAACAAACATCTGTACGTAAACAGAAAATTTGTTGAAATGTTTGAATACGATAAACCCGAAGAAATTATCGGTATGTCTGTAACCTTTGTTGTTCATCCGGATGACCATGAACTGGTCATCGACATCAACAAGAGAAGACAGAGAGGGGAATCCGTGCCCTCAAGATACGAATTCAAGGGCATTACAAAGACCGGAAAAATAATTTATGTCGAGATTTCAGGAACCAGCACCACCTACGGCGCTCAGCCGGTCTACCTTATTTATTTGAGAGACATTACTGCACGCAAAAAAAACGAAGATGCATTGCGCACAGAGAGAAACAGGCTACTGTCTCTATCTGACAATGCGCCATTTGGCATAGCCATGATAGACAAAAAAGGTGTGTACAGGTATGTAAACCCTAAGTTTAAAGAGCTGTTCGGCTATGAGCTAAAGGATATTGCAAATGGGAAAGAATGGTTTAAGAGAGTTTTTCCGGATCTTCAATATAGAAAACAGGCCCTCCGAACATGGATTAATGATATTAAAAGCTCTAAACAGAGAGAAAAAATATCGAGGACTTTCGATGCCACATGTCAGGACCGGACGAAAAAAACAATTAATTTTTTCCTTGTACAGCTTATAACCGGAGATTATCTTGTCACGTTTGACGATATTACAGAGAGGATACAAGCGCACGAAGCCCTCATTAAATCTCATAAAGAATTAGAAAGCCTTAACAGGGCAAAAACAAAGGCTGTTCATCATATTTCTCATGAGCTTAAAACTCCGCTTGCAGTAATCCAGGGAACTATACGAATTTTAAAAAGAAAAGCGCAATTTATTTCTACTGACTACCGTGTTATAGAAACCCTTGAAAGAAATTTAGAACGCCTCTTCGCCATTTCAAACGAAACCGACGAGATATTCCGCGCGTCACAGGAGATAGAGGCATCTGTTTTACTTGATGACCTTGATCGCATTCTGCAACGTATGAAAGACATATCGGAAATACCGCCTGATGTACAGATTCACTGGAATGTTTTAAAAGAATGGACAGATCAATTTCTACCGACCATAATAGAAGACTTCCAATCTATCGACCTTTTATCGTTTGTCCGGTTAATACTGGAAAAAATAAAACAAGCAGCAAACCACAGACATATACATTACAGCCTTGAAGGGGTAAATAATCTCTTTATCACAATAAATCCGGTTGTTTTAAAAGAAATATGCGAAGGCATCATTAAGAATGCAATTGAAAACACTCCTGAAATGGGTGTGATTCGAATTGACCTTGAGCAGAAAGATGACCGCATATGGATTCATGTTACAGATTCAGGCATCGGCATTACCGATGAGAATCAAAAATATATTCTCGATGGCCTCTTTCATACAAAAGAAACTGACTTGTATACATCTAAAAAACCCTACGATTTCGGTGCTGGTGGAAAGGGTTTTGAACTTCTCCGCATTAAGACATACGCGCGGCGTTTTGGTTTTGATATAACCTTTAAAAGCAAAAGATGCGAACATATCCCGACCGATCTCGATGTATGCCCTGGCAGCATATCCCTTTGTCGTAAATGTAAAACCACGGAAGAGTGCAATTTTTCGGGAGGAACAACATTTTCCGTTTCATTTCCGATTAAACCTGCAGAACATTTTGTTCATTGATGTATAAAACCGTGGACAATCAGTTCATAACGACAGAAATAATTGACATTGCACTTCCAAATAATTACGGTGTAGCAAAGACAGACGGGCTCGTTGTTTTTGTACCCGAAGCCGTTATCGGCGATAGGGTAAAGGTAAGAATTCTCAGGAAAGAAAAGAAGGTTGCCTATGGAGAAATTCTTGAAATAGTTGCACCCTCCCCTTTCAGGGTTATGCCCCGATGCCCGCACTTTGGTCCCTGCGGCGGCTGTACTTTTCAAAGCCTCGCCTATGAAAAACAGCTTGATCTTAAAGAAAATTATCTGTTACAGACGCTCAAAAGGATCGGCGGGTTGGACATGAAAAATATCAGGATTTTTCCTATTTTTCCATCACCCGATACATATTTCTACAGAAATAAACTTGAACTTGCCTTCGGGGAAAGAGAAGGCATTATTACCATGGGGTTGCGGGAAAGGGTCTCGCCCTTTAAAAACTATAAAGGGAACGTTGTCCCAATCGAAAGGTGCTTAATCACAAATCCGGTTACAGAAAAAATTATCCCGTTTTTTACAGCTTTTGCCCAAAAGCATGGCCTTGCAGCCTACAACACCTTTACCGGCAAAGGGTCTCTCAGACACCTTATCCTCAGGGAATCCAAAACCAGCGGCGAATTGATGGCTGTCCTTGAAACAACAGAAGGCATTATGCCGGACTTATTCCCTCTATGGCAGTCTTTGGTCACCCTTTTTCCGGAGGCAAAAAGCTTTTACAGGATAATAAACAACAGACCCGGAGACGATTTTCACACTGGAAAATTAAACCATATTGCCGGAAAAACTTATATCGAAGAGACACTTAACGGCTTCAAATTCAGAGTTTTCCCGGAATCCTTTTTTCAGCCTAATACAAGAGCCGCTGAAATTCTATATAGAAAGATAATTGAGCTTACCGGTCTTAAAACAGACGAAAAGCTCCTGGGCCTGTATTGCGGTGCAGGCCCGATTGAAATCTCACTCTCAGGATACACGAAAGAGGTAATCGGCATTGATTCATTACATACAAACATTATAAATGCTAAGGAGAATTGCAGACTTAATAACGTGAAAAACTGTCTCTTCTATGCAGGAAAGGTTGAGGCAATTTTGGGTAAAATCAACCTTGATAAAATTGATCTGCTCATTGTGGACCCTCCCAGGGGAGGTATCAGCAAGGAAGGACTGAAACATATCTTTCGGATAGATCCAAAAAAAATAGGATATGTATCCTGCAATCCGTCCACACTGGCACGGGATTTAAAAGATATCTTAATGCACGGTTACAGTATAACCGACATAGCGCCTTTCGACTTTTTTCCTCATACTCCCCATATTGAGACGTTTGTTGCAATGCACCGTTCATGAGTTTCTTTACTTTTTCAGCGATTCTGATAAAATTCACAGTACAGTTGAGCATATTGCAAAAAGCTCATATATTAATTTTTAAGGCAAAATATGAATAAGGAAGAAGCAAAAATAAGGATTGAAGAGCTAAGAAAAGAGATCGACTATCATAATCACAGATACTATGTGCTTGATGACCCTGTGATTTCCGATGCAGAGTATGACAGACTGATGCGGGGGCTATCAGAACTTGAAGATGCATACCCTGAGTTTTTAAATCTCAACTCCCCTACTCAGAGAATCGGTGCAAAACCCCTTGAATCATTCTCCACAGTGACCCATAGAACACCTATGCTGAGTCTTGCAAATGCCATGACTGCAGAAGAGGTCGTGGATTTTGATAAACGGGTCAAAAAACTCCTTAATGTGACAGATATGGATTATGTAATGGAGGTAAAAATAGACGGATTGGCCGTTGAACTGGTATATGAAAAGGGTGAATTCGTCCTTGGTTCGACAAGGGGGGATGGCTTCTCAGGGGAAGATATAACACAGAACTTGAGGACAATAAAGGCAATACCCATGAAGATGATCGAAAATCCTGATGTTCCCATCCCGTCGCTCCTTGAAGTAAGGGGTGAAATATACATGGGAAAGAAGGAGTTCGAAGAACTGAACAAAAGAAGAGAACTTTCCGGCGAGCCCCTTTTTGCAAACCCGAGGAATGCGGCAAGTGGCTCTGTACGACAGCTTGACCCAAAGGTTATAGCAGGCCGCAGGCTTAATATATTCTGTTATGCCATGGGTGAAATGAGAGGAGCAAGTGTACAAACACACTTTCAGTTCCTTGAATACTTGAAAAAATGGGGATTCAGGGTAAATCCTTATGCAAAGCTATGCGAAAATCTGGACGAAGTTTTGAAATATTACGAAGATATTCACAGTGCAAGAGATAGAATTGACTATGAGATTGACGGCACGGTCATTAAAGCAAACAGGTTCGCCTATCAGGATGCTCTCGGCACTGTATCAAGGTCGCCAAGGTGGGCTATTGCCTACAAGTTTGAAGCACACGAAGAAACTACAAAAATTAAACGAATTGATGTGCAGGTTGGAAGGACCGGGGCGCTTACACCGGTTGCAATACTCGAACCGGTAACAGTCAGCGGGGTGGAAGTCTCAAGGGCAACCCTCCATAACGAAGACGAGATCAAAAGAAAAGATATTATGATCGGCGATATTGTCATAGTCTCCAGAGCAGGCGATGTAATACCGGAAGTTATAAGGGTTATAAAAGAGAAAAGAACAGGCAACGAAAATACCTTTGAAATGCCGGATGCATGCCCGGTATGCGGCGAGCAGGTAATACGGCCTCCAGGTGAGGCAATCCGGCGCTGTATTAACATCAACTGCCCGGCTCAAATAAAGGGCAGCATCGAACACTTTGCTTCAAAAAGGGCGATGGATATTGACGGCCTTGGAGAAAAACTTGTAGAACAACTGGTAGATAAAAATATTATCAAGGATGTATCGGATTTGTACTATTTAAGCAAAGAAACCTTGTCAGGCCTCGATAGAATGGCTGATAAATCCGCTGAAAACATTATAAATGCAATTAATGCATCGAAAAAACGTCCATTCGCACGGTTTATATACGCCCTCGGCATAAGACATGTGGGGGAACATATCTCTGTGCTCATTGCAAAACAATATAAAGACATCGATGAATTAACGGCAGTAAAGGAAGAGGAATTGATAAATATCCCCGAAATCGGGCCCGAGGTATCAAGCAGCATCACAGCCTTCTTCCGAGACGACAAAAACAAAAAAACCATAGAAAGAATCCTTACGGCAGGCGTTGAGATTGAATATAAAAAAGAAGATACCAAACCTCTTAAAGGGTTGACCTTTGTGTTCACAGGAACCATGAAAGCGATGGGCAGGGACGAGGCACGAAAAAAAGTGGAAACCCTCGGCGCTCAGACCTCTTCATCAATAAGCAAAAAAGTGGATTATCTTGTTGCAGGGACAGAAGCGGGATCGAAACTTGACAAGGCAAGGGAATTGGGCATTAAGGTTTTAAGTGAAGAAGAGTTCCTGGATATGACAGGGGAAAGGTGATGAAACTGGAGTTTCCCCAATTCTTCGAAATGCATGCTTCACGGTTTCTTGCCAGGGTTCACGCTTCGCGATTTTTGCCTGAAGCTATGTCTTCCTTCCTTACTCCACAAACGGTTTGTTTGCTGCCGTATTCAGTATTGCAGGTGGCAACGCTCATCGTGTATCAATATTTCATTGACATACAAATCCGTTCTAATTAAATTTGATGAACTCGTAAAAAGTCGTATTTCTGTCGTTTTGTCATTCCCGTGAATACCCTGAAGGGCACAAGCGTGGGAATCCAGCGATTTCAATGTGTTCTGGACTCCAGTTTTCACGGGAGTGACGGTTTTTTGACTTTTTACGAGTGCATCAAATTTCCTTCATCAAAAAACAATGCCTTCAAGGACAAAGATACTCAATGAAGGTGCCACCTGTGCAATCTAATACCAGATTATTTTTCCTCGATTATTTAAAAGTCCTGCTGATAGGGCTTGTTATTATGTTTCACGGCAGCACGATTTGCAATTGAAATTGCCTGATGTGCAAGATCAATGGACTGCCCGAGTGTATTGAGTATCTGGGTCGGATTATGAAAACCCATACTGTTCTCGGCTGCTACAATATCCCAAAACCATTGTGCCTTGCGCACAAATTCCCTTGCCTTGTCAAGCTCTACCTGGTTAGCCTCTGCATCTGCCCCGGCCTTGCCGATGGCCTCGTGTGCCTTTGCAACCAAAGTTCCTGCTATACGCTGCAACTGCCATACATTGTTCTGGGTCGTTTTCACCCTCTCAAGCAGCCATACTTCGCTTTCAATATGGCAAGTCATACAGGAAGATTTGATGTGTTTCATCGGACTTGTTACCCGGTGGGAGGTGTATTTTTGACCGTTTTCACGCATGAAAGGCATATGGCAATCAGCACATGAGACGCCTGCCTTGCCATGAGTCCCGTTGCTCCATGTTTCAAAATCCGGATGCTGAGCTTTGAGCATCTTTGCCAGCGAATCAGGGTGGAGCCAGTCCTCGGTAAATCCACCCGGTTTTTCCGAATAATAGGCATACATCTGTTCAGGGAGAAGTCCCTTATCCCAGGGAAATATTACACGGGAAGTTTTCGGTTCAAAATAATACTCAACGTGACATTGCCCGCAGACATAGCTCCGCATTTGCTCCCTTGGCGCTTTTTTAACGTCTATGCCCCTCCTTTGCATTGCTTCAATGAAGGCAGGATTGATAATGCGCAGGTTCATCGTTGCCGGGTCGTGGCAATTTGCGCATACAATAGGATGTTTAATTCTGGGAAAAAGCTGTGCAAGGGGCGTTTTGGCATATGTCCAGCCCATATCTTTGTATATGTCGATGAGGTTTGCGGATTTGCAGGTCATACAGGCGCCGGGACTGTTAGGGTTAATCCGTTTGGTTTCTTTAAGGTCCTGAACTGCATAGGGATGCCCGCGGTCTTCAGCATAGTCTTTGCTGAACGCCATTCCTTTGAAGTTTGTAAGGATCTCCGGTTCTTTTATGGAATGCTGGATTTTCCGGCTGTCACCGTAGCCTGTCGGCGAGGGCGCCATTTCAAGATTTTTCTGATAACTCTTGTATTCTAAGGGATATGATTTCCCCCATATGGCCGGGTCATATTCACCTGCAGGAATCTTTGCAAGCTTCACTGATGATCCTGGTTTGAGAACCACGACACGCAGGGCTATAAAAACAAAAAACAGGGCTGCTATTACAAGCAACGATGAAAATAACTTTGTTTTTCTACTCAATTTTTACCCCTCCTCCCTGAAGGTTTTTTCCGTGAACTAAGTTGCGGTGACATTTTGAACAGCTCTGGGCGCTTCCGACCATCATTGTGTTTTCTATAGTTGAAAAGTGGCAGCGCAGGCAATTGTCGTTCACAATATCCCTGCCCAGGGATGACAGCGTAATGTAAGCCGGATAGCTTCTTAAGGTCTCATGAACAAGATCGTTTATACCGGCACGGGTTTTGTAAGTTACCTTTTCTACAATATTGCCGGCGGGCATGTGGCATTCGATGCAGGCAAACTGTTTGTGTCTGGATATTTGCCATTGTGCATGTACACGTTCCATACTGTGACAGAGGGAGCAGAATCCGGAACTTCCTGCATATTGGTAGCCTGTTGCTGCCGCCAATGCAATCATTATACCAGCCAGCAAACTTAGCCATGCCGATTTTAAGGTTTTGGGCTTGTAAAAAAGTTTCCTGTTATTTACTCTTAATAAATCAGATCGTGGTTTCATAAATTCTTACAGTTTCGGACAATTATAAAACAGGAAAATGTCTGGGGTCAATAAAAAGCCGTAACCGGGGAAACTCCGGAATGTATTTATGGTTGACACTAATGTATATTGCTGCTATATTTCTTTTCAATAAAAAGATATTTTCTATGAGAATAAAAATAAGTTTTTTTGATGATCTTGTCCCTTTTGTAATCCTTCAAAGATTCTTTGAAGGATATTCCCTTAACAATTAAAAGGATTATGCCATCATATCCGAATCATTAAGAAAGGAACATATTTGATATAACAGATGACTATGTATATTAACGCAGCATACCATTATTTACCCGATAAAATAATTCCAAACTCATACTATACACACTTAATCGATTTAACTGACGAGTGGATCTATAAACGATCAGGCATCCGGAGAAGAACAAAAGCAGGCATTGACGAGAATACGAACACAATGTCAATAGATGCTGTGAAATCCGGGATCGACAGACTCCCATATGATCTCAAAGAAGTAGATCTTATTGTCGGCGCTACATACACACCGTATGATACTGTTGCAACCAACGCCCATGCCGTACAAAGCCATTTTGCTATTTCCCGGGCTAAGGCCCTCTCTATTTCTTCAGCATGCTCATCTTTTCTTAATGCTGTGGAGGTAGTAGAAGGTTATTTTGCTGTTAACAAATCACGGAGGGCTCTTGTGGTTGCCTCAGAACACAATACCGCCTACAGCGACGATACGGACAAACAATCCGGTTATTTATGGGGAGACGGTGCAGGTGCCATACTTATTTCTAAAGAGAGGATATCTGAAGAAGACATCGAAATCCTTGACTTGAATACAACAGGTCTTGCCGATGTCGGAAAAGGTTTGGATGGGGTATATTTGAGGCCCAATGATGGTGGTCTGCAAATGCCTTATGGCAAGGACATCTTTGTCCACGCTTGCAAACACATGGTTTTCGAAGTTGAAAACATCTTAAAAAAGAACAACTTTACAATGAAAGATATAGAACACTTCATACCACACCAGGCCAATTCAAGAATAATCGGCAAAGTTGCAGAAATCCTTGGTTTAAAAAACGGAAAATTGGTCATGAATATCGAAGACAACGGCAATACAGGCAGCGCAAGTACGGTTATTGCCCTGTCGCAGAATTGGAACAAATTTAAAAAAGGCGAATTGATTGTCATTACCGTTTTCGGCGGCGGCTACTCAAGTGGCGCAATGCTTTTGAAAAAGTGATGCATTGCAACTCTGTTCCTTTTGATATCATTCATACTTTACATTTTCTTCCAGCACCCGCATCGGGATAACAATCAACTTCTTTGTTTTATCAACCCTGAATCATCGAAGGTCCGCAGTTCCTCTATGGCGCCAAGAAGCTCGCCTATCGTACCCGTCCTGAACGCTTTGTCTCGAAGCGGTTTCATCCCTGAGAGTCCCCTCGTGTACCAGATGAAGAATTTGTGGAAGCAACTCATACTTTTCTTTTCACCGTAATACTGAACCAGCAGATTCATATGGCGTTTCATTATTTCAATACGCTCATTTACATCAGGTCTTTCGCAAAACGTGCCATTTTGAAAGAATTGGATTACTTCTCTGAATATCCAGGGGTTCCCGAGGGCGCCACGAGCTATGGCCACCCCGTTGCAGCCGGTCTCA of Pseudomonadota bacterium contains these proteins:
- a CDS encoding ammonia-forming cytochrome c nitrite reductase subunit c552, which encodes MSRKTKLFSSLLVIAALFFVFIALRVVVLKPGSSVKLAKIPAGEYDPAIWGKSYPLEYKSYQKNLEMAPSPTGYGDSRKIQHSIKEPEILTNFKGMAFSKDYAEDRGHPYAVQDLKETKRINPNSPGACMTCKSANLIDIYKDMGWTYAKTPLAQLFPRIKHPIVCANCHDPATMNLRIINPAFIEAMQRRGIDVKKAPREQMRSYVCGQCHVEYYFEPKTSRVIFPWDKGLLPEQMYAYYSEKPGGFTEDWLHPDSLAKMLKAQHPDFETWSNGTHGKAGVSCADCHMPFMRENGQKYTSHRVTSPMKHIKSSCMTCHIESEVWLLERVKTTQNNVWQLQRIAGTLVAKAHEAIGKAGADAEANQVELDKAREFVRKAQWFWDIVAAENSMGFHNPTQILNTLGQSIDLAHQAISIANRAAVKHNNKPYQQDF
- a CDS encoding NapC/NirT family cytochrome c yields the protein MKPRSDLLRVNNRKLFYKPKTLKSAWLSLLAGIMIALAAATGYQYAGSSGFCSLCHSMERVHAQWQISRHKQFACIECHMPAGNIVEKVTYKTRAGINDLVHETLRSYPAYITLSSLGRDIVNDNCLRCHFSTIENTMMVGSAQSCSKCHRNLVHGKNLQGGGVKIE
- a CDS encoding 3-oxoacyl-ACP synthase III family protein, with the translated sequence MYINAAYHYLPDKIIPNSYYTHLIDLTDEWIYKRSGIRRRTKAGIDENTNTMSIDAVKSGIDRLPYDLKEVDLIVGATYTPYDTVATNAHAVQSHFAISRAKALSISSACSSFLNAVEVVEGYFAVNKSRRALVVASEHNTAYSDDTDKQSGYLWGDGAGAILISKERISEEDIEILDLNTTGLADVGKGLDGVYLRPNDGGLQMPYGKDIFVHACKHMVFEVENILKKNNFTMKDIEHFIPHQANSRIIGKVAEILGLKNGKLVMNIEDNGNTGSASTVIALSQNWNKFKKGELIVITVFGGGYSSGAMLLKK
- the ligA gene encoding NAD-dependent DNA ligase LigA, whose amino-acid sequence is MNKEEAKIRIEELRKEIDYHNHRYYVLDDPVISDAEYDRLMRGLSELEDAYPEFLNLNSPTQRIGAKPLESFSTVTHRTPMLSLANAMTAEEVVDFDKRVKKLLNVTDMDYVMEVKIDGLAVELVYEKGEFVLGSTRGDGFSGEDITQNLRTIKAIPMKMIENPDVPIPSLLEVRGEIYMGKKEFEELNKRRELSGEPLFANPRNAASGSVRQLDPKVIAGRRLNIFCYAMGEMRGASVQTHFQFLEYLKKWGFRVNPYAKLCENLDEVLKYYEDIHSARDRIDYEIDGTVIKANRFAYQDALGTVSRSPRWAIAYKFEAHEETTKIKRIDVQVGRTGALTPVAILEPVTVSGVEVSRATLHNEDEIKRKDIMIGDIVIVSRAGDVIPEVIRVIKEKRTGNENTFEMPDACPVCGEQVIRPPGEAIRRCININCPAQIKGSIEHFASKRAMDIDGLGEKLVEQLVDKNIIKDVSDLYYLSKETLSGLDRMADKSAENIINAINASKKRPFARFIYALGIRHVGEHISVLIAKQYKDIDELTAVKEEELINIPEIGPEVSSSITAFFRDDKNKKTIERILTAGVEIEYKKEDTKPLKGLTFVFTGTMKAMGRDEARKKVETLGAQTSSSISKKVDYLVAGTEAGSKLDKARELGIKVLSEEEFLDMTGER